One genomic window of Armatimonadota bacterium includes the following:
- a CDS encoding histidinol-phosphate transaminase, which translates to MALSDLVNENICRLKPYSPGKPIEEVEREYGIKDPVKLASNENPLGPSPKAVEAMRTALQTVSLYPDGACYHLKKELASHWGVGEDMLCIGNGSDELIHYIGVTFLSEDDEVIQADPSFVRYESAAVLNDCSCIMVPLKDYTHDLDAMADRINDRTRLIFITNPNNPTGTMVTARELERFMLRVPERALVIFDEAYYEYVERDDYPNTLNYVMAGRNAVILRTFSKVYGLAGLRVGYGIARPEIIQCLNQVREPFNVNSIAQVGAVASLRDPDQVARTRRVNSEGKKYLYREFEAMGLPFIPTEANFVMFDTKKQCRPLFEEMLRRGVILRTGDIFGMPTWFRVTIGTQEENERFVTALREVLTLC; encoded by the coding sequence ATGGCGCTCAGTGATCTGGTCAACGAGAATATATGCCGGCTGAAGCCCTATTCCCCAGGCAAGCCGATCGAGGAGGTAGAGCGCGAGTACGGGATCAAAGACCCGGTCAAGCTCGCGTCGAACGAGAACCCTCTCGGCCCGTCCCCGAAGGCCGTCGAGGCGATGAGGACCGCCCTCCAGACCGTCTCACTCTACCCTGACGGCGCCTGTTATCATCTGAAGAAGGAGCTTGCGTCTCACTGGGGGGTCGGCGAGGACATGCTCTGCATAGGCAACGGGTCGGACGAACTGATCCACTACATCGGCGTCACGTTTCTATCGGAAGACGATGAGGTGATCCAGGCGGATCCGTCGTTCGTGCGCTACGAATCCGCAGCCGTCCTTAACGACTGCAGCTGCATCATGGTGCCGCTGAAAGACTATACGCACGATCTCGATGCGATGGCGGACAGGATCAACGACAGGACCAGGCTGATCTTCATAACCAATCCGAACAACCCGACCGGCACGATGGTGACCGCGCGGGAACTCGAGCGGTTCATGTTGCGCGTCCCTGAACGAGCGCTAGTTATATTCGACGAGGCGTACTACGAGTACGTCGAGCGCGACGACTACCCAAACACGCTCAACTACGTCATGGCGGGCCGAAATGCCGTGATCCTGCGGACGTTCTCGAAAGTCTACGGTCTTGCAGGATTGAGGGTCGGCTACGGGATCGCGCGCCCGGAGATCATCCAGTGTCTGAACCAGGTCCGCGAGCCCTTCAACGTCAACAGCATTGCGCAGGTGGGCGCGGTTGCCAGCCTTCGGGATCCGGATCAGGTTGCCCGCACTCGCAGGGTCAATTCCGAGGGCAAGAAGTACCTCTACAGGGAGTTCGAGGCTATGGGCCTGCCTTTCATACCCACCGAGGCGAACTTCGTCATGTTCGATACGAAGAAGCAGTGTCGTCCGCTTTTCGAAGAGATGCTTCGGCGCGGGGTCATACTGCGAACGGGCGACATATTCGGCATGCCGACTTGGTTCCGGGTGACCATCGGCACGCAAGAGGAGAACGAGAGGTTCGTGACCGCGCTGCGCGAAGTGCTTACGCTCTGCTGA